From a single Anomaloglossus baeobatrachus isolate aAnoBae1 chromosome 8, aAnoBae1.hap1, whole genome shotgun sequence genomic region:
- the LOC142249150 gene encoding hemagglutinin/amebocyte aggregation factor-like: LSLSQYNLLALFPLDPWINNYDQVLHYECGSQESIKFIYSVHDNKAEDRVWGFGCQNTFYNPGSCFWTGYVNEFDQEFTFTCPFGLVLSLMHSYHNNDKEDRRWRFLCCNGETAVQSNCRWSGYVNDFDNYLRWDAPPNYHLVGAHSYHDNNKEDRRWNYYSCEKNYYMWQ; encoded by the exons CTTTCTCTCTCGCAATACAACTTACTTGCTTTATTTCCTTTAGATCCATGGATTAACAACTATGATCAAGTTCTCCACTACGAGTGTGGAAGTCAAGAGAGCATTAAGTTTATATACAG CGTCCATGACAATAAGGCTGAGGATCGTGTCTGGGGTTTTGGCTGTCAGAATACCTTTTATAACCCAGGTTCCTGTTTTTGGACTGGTTACGTCAATGAATTTGACCAGGAGTTTACGTTCACCTGTCCATTCGGCTTAGTTCTGAGTTTAATGCATAGCTATCATAATAACGATAAAGAAGACAGAAG ATGGAGATTTCTCTGCTGTAATGGAGAGACGGCCGTTCAAAGCAACTGTAGGTGGAGCGGCTACGTCAATGATTTCGACAATTACCTTCGATGGGATGCCCCCCCAAACTATCACCTTGTTGGGGCTCACAGTTATCATGACAACAACAAGGA GGACAGACGCTGGAATTATTACTCATGTGAGAAGAATTATTATATGTGGCAATAA